From a single Plasmodium yoelii strain 17X genome assembly, chromosome: 9 genomic region:
- a CDS encoding ubiquinone biosynthesis protein COQ4, putative has protein sequence MSNFAKIFQSNWIDLNKLGKLEIFLKTILGIYKAPNRTHLLAHAADISSFYAVKNIYEYMKNDDEGKEILKNKPLLIRQDIQFNELKKLPKNTLGYKYMEFLETYKLHAHDREVAHFFDNINYSYILTRYRQIHDIGHVVYNLNISIESEAALKMIELIHTKLPITLLAILVAPFMSPLYRFQYIFKDKIPPNFLNPNFDYTYKDDYNYIDELSLKQYVYNLTEYFHIDKINNNLFFQKLYKYYFDNLNNSNHIRGTIIYGYNNENNNDIIFDDINNEYIFLKNPEKNYFLFKYKPRQTLLNQLYPWAYMAGMAAKKPLHSIHIENWLDKDIDIFRKTYNIIPLPDHLNLMSGIN, from the coding sequence ATGAGCAACTTTGCAAAAATATTCCAATCAAATTGGATAGATCTAAATAAGTTGGGAAAgcttgaaatatttttaaaaacaatattaggAATTTATAAAGCACCAAATAGGACACATTTATTAGCACATGCAGCAGATATATCATCTTTTTATGcagttaaaaatatttatgaatatatgaaaaatgatgatgaagGAAAAgagatattaaaaaataaaccatTATTAATAAGACAAGATATCCAatttaatgaattaaaaaaattgccTAAAAATACTTTGggttataaatatatggaaTTTTTAGAAACATATAAACTTCATGCACATGATAGAGAAGTAGctcatttttttgataatattaattattcatatatattaacaagaTATAGACAAATACATGATATAGGCCATGTagtttataatttaaatatatcaattgAATCAGAAGCTGCATTAAAGATGATTGAATTAATACATACAAAATTGCCTATAACATTACTAGCTATTTTAGTAGCACCTTTTATGTCACCTTTATATCGGTTTCAATACATATTTAAAGATAAAATTCCTCCAAATTTTCTTAATCCCAATTTtgattatacatataaagatgattataattatatagatgaattatcattaaaacaatatgtatataatttaacagaatattttcatattgataaaataaataataatttattttttcaaaaattatataaatattattttgacaatttaaataattctaatCATATTCGAGGTACTATTATTTAtggatataataatgaaaataataatgatataatttttgatgatataaataatgaatatatttttttaaagaatccggaaaaaaattattttctttttaaatataaaccTAGACAAACATTATTAAATCAATTATATCCTTGGGCATATATGGCTGGAATGGCTGCAAAAAAACCTCTTCATTCTATTCATATTGAAAATTGGCTAGACAAAGATATTgatatttttagaaaaacATATAACATAATTCCCCTTCCTGACCACTTGAATTTAATGTCTGGTATTAACTAA